In the Blautia coccoides genome, CATTGTTGCTTGATAAACCATATCATCTTATATATAATCACATCATACAACGCATTGTTGCATAAATCAAGAAAAAGGAGAGATATGAATGTCAGTTATAGAAGTCGATCATTTGACAAAGGACTACGGACATGGCAGAGGCGTGTTCGATGTATCTGCTCATGTGGACGAGGGAGAGTGCTTTGGATTTCTTGGCCCAAACGGGGCAGGCAAGAGCACGACCATCAGACATTTGATGGGGTTTTCAAAGCCGCAGAGCGGAACTACTGTCATAGATGGAAAGAACTGCTGGGAATATTCAGCAGAGCTTCAGCATGAAATCGGGTATTTGCCGGGAGAGATTGCTCTGCCTGCCGGAATGACGGGCACACAGTTTTTGAAAATGCAGAAGAAAATGAGAGGTGTCACTGACGCGTCCTATTTAGATAAACTGCTGAAAAAGTTTGAACTGAACCCCAACATCGGATTAAAGCAGATGAGCCTGGGAACCAAGCGAAAGTTGGCGGTGGTCACCGCGTTTATGCATGATCCTAAAATCCTGGTCCTGGATGAGCCGACTTCCGGGCTTGATCCCATTATGCAGGAAATCTTTATCGAATATATTCTCGAGGAAAAGAAACGGGGAAAAACCATATTCCTGTCCTCCCATATCTTCCATGAAGTAGACGCCTCCTGCGACAGGATCGCCATAATCAGAGACGGAAAGATCGTGTCGGAATTTGATCCGGAAGTGTTAAAAAAAGAGAGTGACAAGATCTACAGAGTTGCCTTCCGAGAGAAAAAACAGTGGCAGGAATTCACCTCGCACAACTATCATTTTACGTCCGTAAATGAAAGAAAACTGCGGGCCAGAATCCAATTAAAAAACAGCGAGATCACATCCTTTCTTGCAGATATTGCCCAATATCATATCTGTGATTTTACAGAGTTTCCCTTTTCTTTGGAGGATTATTTTATGCAGTTTTATCATGAGGATAAGATCTTTGAGGGGGTGAAGTGATGCGTGATGTCATAATAGAGACAAAAGGACTGACCAAAGACTATGGTCAAGGCCGTGGAATTTTCGATATAGATTTAGAGATCCACAGAGGAGAAGTCTTTGGCTTTGTGGGAACAAATGGTTTAGGAAAGACCACAACCATCCGTAATAAGTCAGATGTTGATGTTACATCGTACCAGGAAGATTTTTACACATATCTGGGTGCGCTGGCTGCTTATGACACAATGGCACAGCAGGAGCTGTCCTACGATGACTTTGTAAATGGGAACAATGAGGCTGCGTATGAAGCTGCTTTTGAGATGCTCAATGCCCAGTCTGATATGAACCTCAGCACAGAGGGCTTTCAGGCATCCATCGACGGATTGTCTAAGTCTGATATCAGCCTTGATAAATATGTAAAGCAGTTTGAATATGTATATGCTTTGAAGCAGTCGGAAGGTGTGTTTGACAAAGAGGAGCTGACGATTTCGGAAATGCTCACGACTACGCTTGATATGATGGGAGTTTCATCGGAAATGGTTGAGAAGATGAGCGAAATGAATCCAGCCTCTATGATGAATCAGATGTATTATACCGCAATGGGTCTGCTCCCCATCTTTATCCTTATTGTCATTCTGGCAAATTCCCTGATCTCAAGCCAGGTGGACCGGGGCTCCATGGCATATGTGCTTTCTACGCCCACAAAGCGCTCGGCTGTTGCCATAACACAGATGGTATTTATGCTTGTTGTACCGTTTTTAATGATTGCCGTTGTATGTGCGACACGAATAGGAACCACCTTTATGTTTTATGATGAAGTGAATGTACCGGGAATACTGGCTTTGTTTGGCGGAATGTATATTCTGGTGGAAGCAGTATGCGGGCTGTGTTATATGGGAAGCTGCCTGTTCTCACAGAGCAAAAAGTCAATGGCCTTTGGCGGCGGACTTGCGGTTTGGTTTTTCCTGGCGTCCATGATCGGCCTGTTCGGGTCAGAGAATATGGTCAATACCGGTATGGGTGTAGAAGAACTCAGTATATTTAACAAACTCACATTGGTGGGATTATATGATGTAGATGCCTTGGCAACCGTGGGAACAAGTAATGTGGACACTGCTTTTGTATGGAAGCTTTTGATCTTGCTTGCAGTGGCAGTTGTTTGTTATACCATCGGAGCGGTCAGATTTTCTAAAAAAGATTTGCCGCTGTGAGATAGCAGCTTAATTTTCTTTATCCCCTTTTTTAGATGATCCGGTAATACGGCAGACGAGCAGCGCCAGATCTTGGGCGCTCAGTCTGCTTTCGGCGCCTTCCCGAATCCATTGTTCCAGCATTGCCACCATGCCGCATATGACAAAGGCAGCGGCATATTCCTGCTCCTGCTCTGTGCGGGTTTCACGGAGAGCGTAATGCACAAATTTTTCTCTTTGCAGATACTCCCGGCATTTGCTTTGCAGTACACTGTTATTTCCGCTGCGGATGATAACTCCCAGAGAATCCTTGTATTCCTCAAAAAAACCAAAGAACAGCCTGGCCGCATCACAAAGATTATGAACCGTGTTTATCCTGTAGTGAGCGGTGAATTTTCCGAATACAGAATCCAGATAATATTCCAGGATTTCTTCTTTGGAAGAAAAAATCTGGTAAAAGGTCTGCCGTGAAAGACCGGCGGTATCCATGATCTGTTTAATGGTGATCCGGTCAATGGAAGAATGCTGCAGAAGCGTCATAAAAGCGTTCACGATTTCTTCTCGTGAGCGCAGAGCGGATGGATTATTTCCCTGGTACATATATTTTCTCCTTTTCCAAAAATCAGACATTTATACGGATATGTCAAACTTGCCATGGATGGATTGACAATCCCATATTACGTGTTTATACTATATCAAAAAGACATACACGTGTCAAAGTTTTAATGCGGGTATACACTGTTTTGAAGAATGGTATTCTGCACGTTATTTTGAGCGTATTCAAAGGGAGGAAATGATCATGAAGATTGGAATTATCCGCTGTATGCAGACAGAGGACTTTTGCCCGGGAACTGCTGATTTTAAAATGATCCAGGACCATAAGGGGGTATTTGCTGGAATAGAGGAGGATATTGAGATCGTTGGTTTTATAAACTGCGGCGGATGTCCCGGAAAAAAGGCTGTCCTGCGGGCAAAAGAACTGGTGAAGCGGGGGGCGGATACCATAGCCTTTGCGTCCTGCATCAAAAAAGGGACGCCTATAGGATTTCCGTGTCCCACAGCTTCCGCAATGATGGAGGCAGTGAAAAAAGCAGTGGGAGATGATGTTCGGATACTGGATCATACCCACTGATCTATGAAAATAGGCGGATGTGTACGTCTATGTGAAAAACGGGAATCATTTCTCTGATATTCCCTGACATTACCGTGCTCATGATCGCCGCTTTGATACACAGGCGAAAAAAAGAACCGGGAGGGCCGTATGGTCTTTCCGGTTCTTTTTTTGAGAGAAGGTTTCATTGTCAGCACAGATAGGGAGTAAAAACATTGCGTATTTGATAGCTCTGAATTATAATAAGATGAAAAGGATTAATATGAACAAGATTACGTGGATACGGAGAACTTAGAGAAGGTAAAGGGATAAAATATATGTGGGAAAATGAGGAAAAAGACGGCGCGCAGGTGAAACGACAGACAGCAGAAGATTACGAATACAGTACACTGATGCAGCTTTTGGGGGTAAGTGTGAGCAAACATCTGCTGGATGAGCATTTTACTCTCATCTGGGCCAATGATTTTTATTACCAGTTGATCGGATGGCCAAAAGAAGAATATGAAAAGGTGTTCCATAACAGACCTGATCTGTATTATGCAAATGACCGGGAGGAGTGGAAACGGATCACAGAAGTAGTCATGGAAACAATGAGAAGAGGGGAAAAAGGCTACAAGCTCGCAACACGTATGAGGAGAAAAAATGGAGAGCATATCTGGGTTCAGTTCTCTGTCAGGTTTGCCGATGAATATGTGGACGGTTATCAGGTAGGATATACAGTGATAACAAATATTGATGACCTGGTCCAGATCCAAAAGGAACAGTCTGTCACTTATGAAAGCCTTCCCGGTTTTGTGGCAAAATACCGGATCGACCAAGAGATGAACATGAATCTTCTAGAGGCAAATGCCCGCTTTACAGAATATTTTGGATGTGAAGCGGAACGAGGTGAAAACAGCCTGTATAAGAGAAATATTAAGGACAATATGGAAAGCATCACGAGACAGCGGGAGAATATCCTGAGTGGAAAGCCGCTTCATTTCACTATGCATGTGAAGAACCGAGAGGGCCAGATGCTCTGGCTGCAGGTTAATGCCGCCTGCGTGGACTGGCAGAAGGGGTGTCCCGTTTATCTGGCAATCTTTATTGATGTCACGGATATCACAGAGCTTAGGGAAATGCAGAAGAAACTGACCGAACAGACAGAGGCACTTAAAAAAGCCCTGGAGGAAGCTGAGAAAGCAAACAGTGCAAAGTCAGACTTCCTGTCCAGAATGAGCCATGATATCCGTACCCCTATGAATGCCATACTGGGTATGACTACCATAGCGGAGTCCCATATCCATGATCCGGAAAGGATTCAGGACTGTCTGGGAAAGATCACGGTTTCCTCTAAGCTGCTGCTGAGCCTGATCAATGAAGTGCTGGATATGTCGAAAATAGAGAGTGGGCGCATTGTATTGGCGGAGGAGGAAGTGAACCTGGCTGAGCTGGTACACGGCGTTGTGACAATGGTACAGCCCCAGATCCACAGCAAAGACATTACCTTCAAAACCTATGTGGATCACCTCTCCCATGAGATCGTGATCAGTGACATGCAGCGTCTGCAGCAGCTTATCCTGAATCTGCTGTCTAATGCGGTAAAATATACACCCTCCAAGGGCAGTATATGCATGGAGATCAAAGAGACGCCTTCACCCAAAAAGGATATGGCCTATTATGAATTTGTGGTGTCAGATACGGGAATCGGAATGAAGCCTGAATTTTTAAATCGTATTTTTGAACCTTTTGAGCGGGCAGATGATGAGCAGATCCAATCCATCCAGGGCACGGGCCTTGGACTTTCCATCTGTAAGAGTATTGCAGAACTCATGGGAGGAACCATTCAGGTGGAGAGCACTTATGAAAAAGGAAGCCGGTTTACTGTATCGGTTTGCCTCCAGATCCAGGAAGAGCCTATGGATGAGCGCGCGCTGGAAGGATTTTCCGTGCTGATCGTGGACGATGATGAATTTATCTGCCAAAATACCTGTGAACGTCTGGCAGAATTCGGACTTAAAACAGAATGGGCATCCAAGGGTGAGGAGGCCATTGAAAAGATAGAAAAGGCACAAAAGTTGGGGGAGGA is a window encoding:
- a CDS encoding ABC transporter ATP-binding protein; translation: MSVIEVDHLTKDYGHGRGVFDVSAHVDEGECFGFLGPNGAGKSTTIRHLMGFSKPQSGTTVIDGKNCWEYSAELQHEIGYLPGEIALPAGMTGTQFLKMQKKMRGVTDASYLDKLLKKFELNPNIGLKQMSLGTKRKLAVVTAFMHDPKILVLDEPTSGLDPIMQEIFIEYILEEKKRGKTIFLSSHIFHEVDASCDRIAIIRDGKIVSEFDPEVLKKESDKIYRVAFREKKQWQEFTSHNYHFTSVNERKLRARIQLKNSEITSFLADIAQYHICDFTEFPFSLEDYFMQFYHEDKIFEGVK
- a CDS encoding ABC transporter permease subunit, which encodes MRDVIIETKGLTKDYGQGRGIFDIDLEIHRGEVFGFVGTNGLGKTTTIRNKSDVDVTSYQEDFYTYLGALAAYDTMAQQELSYDDFVNGNNEAAYEAAFEMLNAQSDMNLSTEGFQASIDGLSKSDISLDKYVKQFEYVYALKQSEGVFDKEELTISEMLTTTLDMMGVSSEMVEKMSEMNPASMMNQMYYTAMGLLPIFILIVILANSLISSQVDRGSMAYVLSTPTKRSAVAITQMVFMLVVPFLMIAVVCATRIGTTFMFYDEVNVPGILALFGGMYILVEAVCGLCYMGSCLFSQSKKSMAFGGGLAVWFFLASMIGLFGSENMVNTGMGVEELSIFNKLTLVGLYDVDALATVGTSNVDTAFVWKLLILLAVAVVCYTIGAVRFSKKDLPL
- a CDS encoding TetR/AcrR family transcriptional regulator gives rise to the protein MYQGNNPSALRSREEIVNAFMTLLQHSSIDRITIKQIMDTAGLSRQTFYQIFSSKEEILEYYLDSVFGKFTAHYRINTVHNLCDAARLFFGFFEEYKDSLGVIIRSGNNSVLQSKCREYLQREKFVHYALRETRTEQEQEYAAAFVICGMVAMLEQWIREGAESRLSAQDLALLVCRITGSSKKGDKEN
- a CDS encoding CGGC domain-containing protein: MKIGIIRCMQTEDFCPGTADFKMIQDHKGVFAGIEEDIEIVGFINCGGCPGKKAVLRAKELVKRGADTIAFASCIKKGTPIGFPCPTASAMMEAVKKAVGDDVRILDHTH
- a CDS encoding PAS domain-containing hybrid sensor histidine kinase/response regulator, with product MWENEEKDGAQVKRQTAEDYEYSTLMQLLGVSVSKHLLDEHFTLIWANDFYYQLIGWPKEEYEKVFHNRPDLYYANDREEWKRITEVVMETMRRGEKGYKLATRMRRKNGEHIWVQFSVRFADEYVDGYQVGYTVITNIDDLVQIQKEQSVTYESLPGFVAKYRIDQEMNMNLLEANARFTEYFGCEAERGENSLYKRNIKDNMESITRQRENILSGKPLHFTMHVKNREGQMLWLQVNAACVDWQKGCPVYLAIFIDVTDITELREMQKKLTEQTEALKKALEEAEKANSAKSDFLSRMSHDIRTPMNAILGMTTIAESHIHDPERIQDCLGKITVSSKLLLSLINEVLDMSKIESGRIVLAEEEVNLAELVHGVVTMVQPQIHSKDITFKTYVDHLSHEIVISDMQRLQQLILNLLSNAVKYTPSKGSICMEIKETPSPKKDMAYYEFVVSDTGIGMKPEFLNRIFEPFERADDEQIQSIQGTGLGLSICKSIAELMGGTIQVESTYEKGSRFTVSVCLQIQEEPMDERALEGFSVLIVDDDEFICQNTCERLAEFGLKTEWASKGEEAIEKIEKAQKLGEDYFAVIIDYKMPDMDGIETTRRIREKVGNELPIIMISAYDLSEQMDEAKQAGANGFITKPLFCSRLIYKLKKFADGSFKEVDSRPVIRGSYSGKRVLLAEDNQLNREIVVEILSDAGVAVETAENGKAAVAKMTESPEGTYDLIFMDMQMPVMDGCTAAEKIRMLPRKDVKSVPIIAMTANAFADDRQKTRKAGMNGHLAKPIDMEQLQMVLDKWL